Within the Phalacrocorax aristotelis chromosome 13, bGulAri2.1, whole genome shotgun sequence genome, the region TGAACATCCACTCCAGCACACGGGAATTCTCTCCATAGCCAGGCCACAGGAATTTCCCTTGGCTGTCTTTCCGGAACCAGTTAACATGAAAGATCCTTGGTAGTTTTGCAGCTGGACGATGTGCCATGCTGAGCCAGTGGGCCAAGTATTTGCCAAAGTTGTAGCCAAAGAACGGTCTCATGGCAAATGGATCGTGCATAATGATTTTGCCTGTTCAAAACACAAATGGAGAATGTAAGGTAATAAATAGCACATTTATTCTAAAGCACAAAGACTCAGATCCTCCTGGGATTTAGTATCCCTAGTCCCTTAATCACCCTTCTGTGCCTGAATGAAAGAGCTCTGAGACACAATACAAGCATTATctgtgatataaaaaaaaatatatattttttttgtaatcagtGGAAATTAGTTTCTTAAATCTCATGTCAAGCAGCCTAGATGAAGATCCTCAAGAGCTGGCTTTCATCGTTCATGTATTTATGTTTAGCTCtagcaaaagagaaaacttaAGTTTATTTATCCCAGACTGTAACAAGAACTCCATATCAAGGCTTCTGGCACCCCCATGCCTGCACTCTGCTCTGTATGCTTGCCACCTAGGAGattattttgcttaatttgtcttttacagagaatttgtcttttaattccagtacaaatattttctgttgtgaaAATGCAGAGGTTGCAAAATTAGCTGCCAAGACTGAAATGCgaaggagcaggggaggaggacaGAGCAGGCAGTCCAGAGAGGATTGTTTTTAATACAGGTAGGCAGATTAAATTTTGATTTACCTTTGTGCTCAGCAGCGGCTGTTGCTTCAGATCTCATAGCTGCTCCTATAAATACTCCATGCTGCCAGTTAAAGGCCTCATATACAAGAGGCACACCTGTAAAGAACAAAATCACTTCAGCAATTAGAGgtccaaaaacatttttataaaagcttttGCTACCCGAGATACTGCCAAATGCATGTTACAGTATAATGTATTGtaatttttcctgtctttttaaTCCATTCATTTCCTGCCCTTTTATAGTGAAGAAGTTTATATGAATGTTTTCAAAACTGGCTACTGATTGCTGAACACATCCTTGTTTCAGTGGGAAATATCTGGGACCTCAGAATCCCCAGCAGATTTTACTAGAAATAGAATCTGGTCCTGTGGTCATATTAGACTCAGACCTAGcattacttctgtttcttttccaactTCAGGTGACCTTTAACAGATCAATTtatttcacttccttttctgtAAACTGTCTATAACTGGTTCATTTCTCTAACCATTTCCTATCTGAACTAGTTAAATTGCAAGAAAATTGAGACAAGTACATCAATTTGCTATGTGTCTATGTATTACCCAGGTTAGTGGGTCCTGATCTCTCTCCAGcccttttattattattattattacctgTTTTGTGTTAACATCTAAAAATTCAGACGTTGAATACCAGTGGCTCTGTGTGTCACAGGCTAACATGGAGGAGTTATCATGgttatttccttgcttttgcagCTGTGAAAGCAAAACCTGTGTCTATACCCAGTTGTGTTTCAACCCTTCCTTGGTCAGCACTTCAGCCTTGATACATGGCTGCCGTGTCTCTTACCAGCAGGTCTGCGGCCTCCAAATATTATCCCTTCAATGGGCACGCCTTCGGGTGATTCCCATGCAGGGTCCAGGATGGGGCACTGGCTGGCTGGAGTGCAGAATCGCGAGTTGGGGTGAGCACAGGGTTCCCCTGTACAGAACACAGAAGGTCATTATGGCACAATTAACTTGAATCCAGCAGAGACATGtgagagaggctgtggagtggGCTGGGTTACCGTTATCTGGGGTCCAATCTTTGTTCTTCCACGAAGTCAGTGTTACTCCTGGTGGTAATGGCTCATCCATGCCTTCCCAATAGACGCCTCCATCACTGGTTTCTGCCACGTTGGTAAAGATGGTGTTCTTGAATATGGTTTTGATAGCATTGGGGTTTGTTTTGACTGAGGTTCCAGGGGCGACACCGAAAAAACCATTTTCTGGGTTGATAGCCCTTAAGTTGCCTGGAAGttaaaggacaaaaatataAGCAAATCAAACTGTTCTAATTCTGCCTAGAATTTTGTAGCCTGTCTTGCTGTACCTAGAAGCAAACTGGACTGGACTGTAAAACAATCCAGTTTCAGTTCTGTACCTTGTTCATCAAATTTCATCCAGGCAATATCATCACCCACACACTCAATTTTCCATCCTGGCAGGCTTGGGTTCATCATGGCCAAGTTAGTTTTTCCACACGCACTAGGGAATGCTGCagcaaaatacttcttttcacCTTCTGGATTGGTAATGCCCAGGATCTATTGAAAAATTTATGCAACTGTTAAACAcgatccttttttttttttcttgtgcttttcattttgcagatttTCTCCCAGCAAGAGGTAAcgataaaatatttaattatgcaAATCTGATCCTGCAGAAGAAGCACCACATAATATAGTTGACAAATAACTCAATCTGTACTTTATTAATCAAAAACTCTATTCTTCTTACCCCTAGAATATCCGTGAGGAGtccttacatttttaaaaactgccagGTATGTATGTAatttgaacatttatttttattttgctgattaAAGATATACAGACTGTacacagctgcatttctcagttgagacagaagaaaaccaggcaATATTATTTTGGCTGCGTGACTGGAGTGAAGTGAAAGCACTTCATGTATGGCTACTTCTGCACTTCTCAGAGTCCGTAGATATTTTTTCTGAGACTGTTTTCTTATGGActttgaaattctgtttttcaatgGTATTTTATAGTAGTAGAATGTTTAAATGACAGCAGAAAGTAAAGGCAGGAATGGTAAAAAGCAGAACTAATTTAGAATATCTAATATTTGCAGATTTTTGAGCACATAGACTTCTACATTATGAAAGACAATTTTCAAAACTTGCGTTCATTTTTTACTATTAGACTTGTAGGGGCAATGTGGATGCCCAGTGGTGATAAGGAAGCTCTGCTAAAGTACATGGGTCTGCCTACAAATAGCCACTGTCAGAAGTTCCAAATCTctcttgttttctgattttacagatactattttaaaatgtctggtACTTAACCTTGCAAGCAGCTCCCTATTTCTCCTAAGCCTGCCATGTGATAAATTCATGTCTAATGTTACAGGACTATCCATATGAGACTGATTTCACTGACAGCAAGATGTGATGTATTTACGTTGAGCTAATTTAGGTTTTAATGGCTGTTCAAACACACATGATTTAACATCTCTTACCAGCATGTGCTCAGCTAGCCAGCCTTCCTCTTTGGCGATTCTGCTGGCAATTCTGAgagcaaagcattttttccccagtaaggAGTTTCCTCCGTAACCGCTGCCAAATGAAACGATCTCTCTGCGATCCGGGAGATGGGCAATCAATGTTAGCTCTGGGTTGCACGGCCAGTTGTTGATTAATGGTTCTGCAGAACAGAATGTTGTACTCATGAATGCAGCAATTTCCATGCTGGATCACACTGTTGTTTCATCAGCATCGAGACTCTGACAGCAACACATACCAGATGCTTTAAAGGAAACCCCCTGGTAAGTACTAAGGATAATAATCTCCTTTCCTTGAAACTCTCAATGAGCTTTAATTCCTTTAATTGAGTTCTAAACCTCGTGTTGTTGCACAAACCACCCTTGTTTTTTATGATGAGTGACTCCCATGTGCTGAGAACATGCAGTCAGCTCTAAAACATGCCCGCTGGGAATTCCCAAGGGTGACAGTTTTTAATGTCTCTTACCTTTTAGCGGCAGAGGACATCCAACCGAGTGAAGGCATTTTACAAATTCCCCGTTGCTCAGGGCTTTCAAAACAGCTGTTCCCATCCGAGTCATGATCCTCATACTGGCCACTACATACGGTGAATCTGTCAGCTCAATCCCAATCTTGGACAAAGGAGACCCAATAGGCCCCATGCTGAAGGGGATGACATACATTGTACGTCCTGGAGAACAGGGAGTAGCACAATGTGGCAAAGAGCAAAACATGGAACTTTTGAAGTAATCCTTAGTAACATGGACCTTGCTTCTCACCCCTTTAAAAGCTGTTTGTCTTGTGGGTGTTTCTGATGATGTTTATAGAGCTGTAGCTTTGTTTGTCTAATCGTGTAGCAAGAAGTTTTATGTTAAATGATGAAAGCAGCTGTTCAGACACAGTAGTAAAGGTGGGCAGAGGCCAAGCTCTCTGGTGTGAATCACTGAATCTGAAGTTATTGCTGGGGATGGGGTCCTCCATTTGTACTTCACTTCCTAGATGATGATTAGTTGCTGTGTgactcactgaaaaaaaatcacccaaatTTCCCTACCTTACTTTACCCTTCTTTATGAAGAGAAGAATGCTGGAAAAAGACTTAGGACTATCCTTGCATAGGCATTTGGAGCTATAATAAAGATCTGGATGAAACAAATATGTCAGGGGTATAAACTTAAACCTTCAGctaaaatctttctttaaacATTACAGTAACTAGTAGTAGTGGTGTCTCTGTAATCCTAGAAGTTCAACGTCAACCGTACTTTTCTTGCCTACCTTGCATGCAGCCTGGGAACCTGGTATTGAAGGCTTTCTCAAAATCTTCTTCAGACATCCAGCGACCCAGCTGGCTAGTTCCAGTTTTAGGGACTGGAGTGGTATCTCTCTGTTCTTGAGTGATGATGACAGTTTTGCTCTCAATTCTTGCCACGTCTCTTGGATCAGTGAGAGCCAACCAGCTGCATTTCACCGAAAATCAGGAAACTAGACTTTAATTATCAGTATAGTGCTTTTTACCCCTCTGTGAGACTGGTTTAGCACAAAAGGGTACGATGCTTTTTAAGGCTAAAACTACAGTGACAGAGCCAGTATAACAGACAGTCTCAAAAATCAGTCAGATACGTCCTCTCATATGGATCATTTCAAGACTTTCCAGTACAAATAACAAATTGTATGGCCTAGGAAATTCTGGTTACATGTTAATACTCCTTTGCCTCTTATCTCAGTCTTATTCTCTGTTGCTAACTTCCAGGGAAAAGTTAATCTCGTTTAATTCTCATTCTCCTCAGTGCAAAGTTGTTTTGCATGGGGACCACAGAACGATGCCTCGAGCAAAGCGGATGCCAAGCAAATACTTTAAGTGTTGGTATAAGTGCCTCTGGGATCAGAATCCAGCTTAGTGGATTGGCATAGTCCTTTAAGTTAGAGGCATCACAAAAGAAATACTGAGTATAAGCATGATCACAACAACTGAAGGAGTTTATTAAAGGGGGggtctttttcccttttaaagaatttttgcCATCTATTTACAATAGAGAGGgttgttttacattttcacCTCTGTGCATAGAAATTTTCCATGAGTATAAAAATGTTCTAGCTGGGCTGTCATAACCATCATCACTACAGCTAAGCATATAATTAACAATGAATAATTTATCTGGTGAATCTTGCCCTTTTCTCTCCCAAATAGTCTGCAAACAGATTGCCAAATTCCAGCACTTAGTTATTCAAAAGTCTTTGCAGATTTCTTCCATGAAGATCTCTTGGTCGGCACGTAATTCCTGAGTATGTACTTGTTGTTAatattctcctttctttttgggTTAGTTGGGAGAGatgatgaaatatttgaaaaaaaaaaaagaaaataagtatttgctGAATACATTACAGTCAAAGCTCATCGGCATGATATGAATAATGCCTGTACTGAATAATATTTGAACACCCACAGAGCTATTTGAATGCcacaaaaaagtatttgatGAGTAAACTAATTGACTAAAATAGTAGAATTCTTCAAAAGATGTATTTGCTAAATAATATTTAGCCATTTCTAATTATTAGGTACATAAGTCTCATGACATTATTTCAGTTCCCTGATGTAACTAATCAGTAGAGAGAATGTACAGTTGATAGTCCAATTGAATAATATGCTTTATGTtaatttttagaggaaaaagttTGCTTTTGCTGAGTATTTCACCTATGTAAGCTACAGTGCCAAAATGATCATGGAAAGCAAATATTGAAGGGTTATAAGCAGCTTTAAAAGTAAACAGGATAGAAAATGCACAACGCAATTCTGAGTTGATACTTGACTTCCTTGAGGCTACTCACCAGTTCTCATACTTGCTCAGCTTCTTGATCATGCCTTGTTCTACCATGATatccagaatttttttgttttcttcttctgagcCATCGCAGATATGAATGCTGTCAGGTTGGCACAGCTTGGCATTACTTTCAATGAAATCCCTTGCTTCTGCAGGCAGGCTCTGCAAATCCCCCTGGACAACCTTGGGCATGACATTTACATCTGCTTTCAACTGTGGGGGCATTATTGAACCTGTAGTGGATCTTGCTGATGGCTTTGAAATACTGATCACAATCTAAAATCAAATATATTGGGTGTGTTAGCATACCATGACATTCTAACCAGTGTCAGTAAGCCTTCCTAACAACATACAATGCAAAGGTAGAAACTGTAATAGACTTGATCATGtacttctgctttaaaatcGATATGCAGAACTTGGATCACCGGTAATTTCAAGGTGGTATAACTAGAGGCCATTCTACTTACTGTCTTTATAAGATTGAGCTGGATCTCAGAAAGGATTCCGCTGTCCCTTTCAGGTGATCCTGTTTCACTTGCTTTGGAGCACTCTTGCAATAGCTGATTTCCAAGGAAACATCCTCCTTCTTTAAATATTCTTCGTGGTAGCGTCCATCCCACTAGGTGAGGTGAGGAGGCTTGGCCTTTACGTCACCACTGGATGTGTCCTGGATCAGTGCCACTGACACTGCCATCATGCAGAGTTGTCAACAAAGCAGCCCTGAGGTAATCATTTAACAGGTTCGATTAATGAATGCTGAACGGAGTGCTTCTTAGTCCCTAGGTTTGCTGTTTTGAAGCAGTTCCAAAATTTGGCAGTTTAACCAAACTTTGATCCAATTTGGCTTTGAAACCAAAAGCGTAACTTCTCGATGTGTGGGAAAGGTTGAGTACAAAGAGTATCTGGAACCAGGAACACTGGGGTAGTCCGGGCAAAGCACAGTTGGCACATTTGGCAGGCAGATGCTCGCTAGTTGGCTGTGAAGTGGAGGCTCGTCCAAGGTGTGTTTACTCACCTTGGGAACATTGCCTGATCCGGGGATAAAGTTCAACAGTGAGCACTGGCAGGCCCGAATAACCACTACCTACGCCTGCCTGGAGGTCTTATTTTTGTCCGtgcaattctgaaaaaaaaaaccaagcaatgTAAATCTATATGTTGGGTTTCCGTCAGTGCAGGAGAGAAAGTTTTTGCTTATGGCTTGCTTTAAGCCCTTGCGAACTGAACAATTATTGTCTATTGCTACAAGCTCTGAAGAGGCAGATCAGCAACTGCCTCGGTAATTAACCCTCCTTCAAatgttatgttttattttactgggAGTGAACATAGTCCCAGTATTTTACTGGGAGTCCTATGGGGTTCATAAAATATTCACTCATCTCTAAATTAGTACTCaaagaaaaggcacaaaacTGCTCAGAATGTGGCTGCACACTTTGGTATACTGGTGAAGTGCACCGTATGCATATGTACGTACACAGACACATGTACATATCTGTATCTGCTGTGGCAGTATATGATACCAACAGCCACTACTACTCTTATAATTCTGAGGGTGAGAGCGTGACCTCAGACATTTTGAGGTCTTGCCCCCTAACTGTTCCTGCCTGTCTGTCTTTCAGCTCTTTACCTTCCCCTACTCCATTTTAGACCATCATGGCCATAAAGAAAGGATGACCTTCATGTCCATTTGTCTACGGAGTCTGGGTGTGTGAAGACTGGAGTATTTCAGACAAATAAAACTGTAGAAATAACGCTGATGccatttcatttgctttcatccAGTCTCAGCAAAGTAGCCGGGGCCTGGATGAGGCGATGCTTTTGTGTCAGCCTGTCACTTTTTATATTGATGGGGCTTCCACCATGCATGTAAAATATAGTCAATGGTAGTGTGCAAAACAGGAAATCCAGGAATCCCAGGTAAGTTTCAGGGAGTGCTTTAAAGCAACAAAGTTGATGAGAGTATCCTATATAAAGAATGTTCATAACCGGCTACCCACTCAGGTTCATGCTATCAATCAGATGTTTCCAGCAAGGCTTTTGCTGAGGCAGTCAGCAGTGACTTGCAAGCCCTGAACAGCCAGGTCTGGCAGGGCAGCACGGGTGAGGATTGCAgctctccttcctgccctgcaaGTCTAAAATACCACAGAGCTGAATCTCACGCTGCAGGAGCGATCCCCTGGGACTGTATCCTCTATCTCTCCTGCAAagctttttattatgttttgtAAACGcgaagggaagaaaatattgaagTAAGAGGGCTGTCCTTGATGTGCTGCAAAGCCAAACAttcctgaaaaggaaaacaaaaatctggtAGGATAAGAGGTGCTAAAGACTGCTCCAGATGGGGGGTTCTGCTGTAAGCAGAGGTAAAATCAAAGACAATTTAATAATGATAGTGATGGTGGGTGTCTTTGGAGTCCACATACTGTGTTGCTGGTGGAgctgaagggaaatattttggccaactgttttccttttaaaacatatcATTAAGTGCTCCATTAACATAAAATGGGGCATAATCTTCAGTAATACTAAGCGGACCCCTTTTTCAGTGAAGTACAAAAATACTGAGTCCTTCCTGCTGGCCAGATAAGTCATTATACGCAGAAGTAACAACTGAGAGTAAAACAGCAGTGATTCAATTGTCAGAATAAAAAGAGTGGACCAGAAAATGATCATATTGCAGCACCAGTAAAGTCAGAATAAAAGCTTAAAATTGACAGTGTAAGACAGCAGGATTAGGCCTAGTGTCTCTTCAGTTTtgagtggaggaaaaaaaatccccaaacccgGAGCATTAGTTTCTGCCAATTAAATTATAGTTAGGCAGGTGTTGTGCAAATTTTCTCACACTGCAATCCTAACCTCCCACAATCTTGCTATACAAACTGTGGGCTTCTCTTGAGAAGACACTAAATATGCCAAATTGGTGGCACTGTGTTATGAACATATGTCcattaaaaatcacattaaggattccaaatgtttttcatttgtgatGGCAGCAGGGCTTGAGTGCAGATGTCCACTGGGAATTCTAGACACTTAAGCATCAAATTACTTGTATTTAGGTAACACCTCCCATCAGAGGATCTCAAAGCATATCACAAACGCACAGTACGCCTCAAGCCCATATATAAAACATGCACAGTATTTGGTGCAATGAAATAACTGGAGCATATGCAAATCAGGGCCAAGTTTTTTCTTAAGAATCTTCTCATTTAGAGATTCAGCTTTTAGATACCCAACAGAAGGCATTAAAGGTTTCATCTGAAGCTACTGAATTCTCATAATTCCAGGTGgctcccacaaaaaaaaaccaaacccagaagTAGCATCTCCAGTGGCTTAGTTACGGTGGTCTTGGTGTTGACCCAATACCAGTGTGCACCGCTGTTTGCCATGTATGTGTCTGCCTTCTGGATTCAGTGGGCTGGGAGATGTCATCAGTGAGAAACATGGGAGGTGGTACGGGTGCAATGTaaggtcttttaaaaaaaattgtcttgaatataaagtttattttccatttaaataagaaatcttTTTAGTAGTAACTCTATTATGATCATCTCATAATAGCTCATCATCTAATAGCTGATACAATTTCTCCAGATTGaactttttttgctgctttttctctgtgcttcttGATGCTTGATTCTGATGCTCATCAGGTGTCTTCTTGGGAGCTGTCAAGTTATTTAAATGAGTGTAAATCTGACATTTTGAGATGATAGTGTTCAAGAATTGCCTTGAAGGAAGTGTTTTCAGGCTGTTTGTTTTGATGGACACCATTCAGGCTGTTCAAAATAGAGGTTTTTGAGCACTTTGACTATTACTGACTTACTGGAACTCAATGCAATAAATGTAAAGGTTCTtagatattcagaaaaaaatgttataagAAAGCTTAACTCATCACTATAAACCAAGGCACAACAAAGTACTCTCAGTGAGATCTGAAACTTGTTAATGACATATAATAATACTCAGAAATTCTACTCCCCTCCCATTGCTAATTATCTTACGTGTTGTCACCTCCTAAGAGTTTGtcacttgggttttttgttataACATTGTAGCTTCTTTAAAAGGTTGTCTGAGCTATTCTACTAACTGAAGAACATTGCTTCTTGATTGTTATTTCTGCTGTGAGGTTGTGCCCAGCTGATACTGAGCATAATGCAATTGCTACTGGACTGGATGCCACATGAGCCCAGGTCCGAGGGCAAGCGTACAGCTCACAGAGATGAGGGCAGGGACTGCGCTTTcaatttccagaagaaaacGTGAACCGTGCAAATTGCCTGTGGTTGCAAAAGAGCCTGTGACTGAGCCAAGTGTTTATTCCGGACCCTGCGCAGCCCTGTGTGGTATTTCCACCTCGCAGCCCCTTTTCTTACAGGCAGTTCTTCGGCACTgacccagctgcaggaggcCTGGGGGCTCTGGCCACGTGTGCTGCACACTCCTCTCCTTGTGCACCACGATGAGACCAAGCCTCTGGGACCAGGCAGAACAGGTAGCAGCAAACTTGGGAGTACAGTGCTTCTCTTCTTACCTCCCTCTCTCTAACCATAAATGATACAGTATTTGTCTTGGGCAGATGGAAGGATATAACATTTGTGGATCACTAAGGTGATGTAACATTTTTGCCTGTCTTCAGGTGGCTTGTTCTGAAGGCAGATGAGTGAGAAATACCCAGATTTATTGGGATTAGACTGCACTTTCATTAGCCTGTCCAGCGTTTTCATCTTGACAACAGACAAGCTAAAACTTCTCAAAACAAATGGAAGTAAATCTCAGCAGAGGGGAACATGCGTAAGTGCGTTTGCGGTCTCTGATGAAAATCACAAGCATTTGTTGATTAGTATCAGCTTGAATGATCAATCCTGAGCTGTATTTTAGGGAAAGTCCTGGCTGTGCCTCAGTCTGTGCCAAGGCTGACATTATACCACAGTCAGACTGGTTGCTTCCTTGCTATTCTTCTGCTTTGGCAGAGAAACTATTTACTCTTTTTGgttctctttttccattttctcttgcaAGGAATAAAAACTAGTGCCTTGGCTAGGGTGGTACTGTGGCACATCCACACATTGCCTGGGAAGGACACTGGAGGTTTAATGCCCTCCTGTCATGCTGGTGACCCTTCTCAGCAACAAAAGACACTTAGTTTGGACTCTGATTTCATACCTGAATTTGAGGTGGGAGAGGGCACCTCACATGCAGAGCAGCAAGTGGTTCCCCATTAATATTGCTTGCTCAATTAGTGGCTCTGAGCAGCATGTTATTCACTGTTCATCATTCTCTTTCACCAGCTCGTTAGCTCTGAAGATGGGATTGCTTCATGTAATCTTAACCTTGAGAAGCAGTTTCTTTTCTGGAGCTATTTCTCATGCTGTGACTCTCATCTGGGAACTCCTCCCTGTAGGAACACCCTCCTCTCTTTTATAAAGCTCCTATCAGGTATTGCTGTGACTGAGTAATGGGCTCTGTAGCCACTGCTGTCTGAGCAGTGGCCGGGTTAGTGTAACCCTGTCAAGTGTGAGCTCAGGAGCTCTTCTCATCTGCTGTAGAAGGTCTAATAGACACACGGAGAGTTTGGGCCCACCAAGGGTTCAGCTGACTTTGCCTTAGCCAGCACAAGTTTGATAAGAACATGACTTTGATTTTTGCATggttactgcatttttttggcTGGATGCACAGCAGAACCATCAGCCAGGAAAGAAGGGGACAAACTGTACTAAACAGAGTGGAAAACAGTCAGCATAAGGCTGTCTGTTTCCCTTCACCTATGTAGCATCTGCTCTGCTCAGTCATACAAAGCCCAGATGGCACCGAGATTCagctttgcaaataaaaatggtaaCCCTTGCTGGAGCGAAATCTGTTTATCACAGAGGTGTGTGTTTGCAGCTGTCAAGGGCTCCCTGCTTCCTACCTGTGGAGGGGGTAGATGACAAATCCTTGCACACAGGTTCAAGCAACAGGAGATGTTTCAACCTCTTGTTCAAGAGCAGTCTTATGGCTTCCTGCTCATAACTAGGGTCCTGCTACCCGTGCCTTTTTACAGagacttcccctcctcaggccTTAAGAAATGACATGGCAgcaccttttaaaatttaaactagttgatttttttttttctaggatgaGATAACCCTGTCTCCTCttgctccttccttttgcatgcCATTTGTTATTTCTCTGCGAGCCTTTACTTGCTAGCAGCACTCTGTTGTCAGTTGTCACTTCAGGGTTACACAGATCTGCCTACCTGACTGGCaatgtgttttttctcatttatttaaatagctCCATTTACCTTTTGTCTCTCTTGTCACTTTTATCCCTTATTACATGCAGTCTGACCCACTGAACACAGTTCTAGATGTCCTTCCTGAGCCAATGTCTTTAAAGAAGGATGGCTCTAACCAGTAGGTGTGGTTGCAGATTCAGAAGGTTTAGCTTCTGTCTCTTCCTCTGCTATGGATTTCCCATTTGACTTTGGATATGTAACTTTACATTGCCAAGCCTTTATCCTCTCCCTGGGAAGGGGCTTGGCAGGTGATAATGCCAATTTCTCTCTGTTCTTGTCCATTCTTCCTAGGTTGGTAGATAGGTTTTGAACTCTGTCTGGGAACTAATTAAACAATATCGTTATCTCTTCTCATCTTTATATCTGTGCCACAGATAGTTCATGCAAATAGTATGCtcttatttgaaatgaaaaacatttacCATAACCTGCTTTCTCCTTTGTTAGCAACACGAAAGCATCACCTTGGGCtgaactgttttctgtttcaagtGAGATTTGTTCTATATTTTTccctggaaaacagctttgatGAATATTTCAAGCGTTTTGTAACACTGGAAGCAATAACAGCAGGATAGAGAAGCTGATTGTGCAGAAACAAAGGCCAGGCTGCATCTAAAGGTCAGAAGGCAAATGTGCC harbors:
- the PCK1 gene encoding phosphoenolpyruvate carboxykinase, cytosolic [GTP] encodes the protein MPPQLKADVNVMPKVVQGDLQSLPAEARDFIESNAKLCQPDSIHICDGSEEENKKILDIMVEQGMIKKLSKYENCWLALTDPRDVARIESKTVIITQEQRDTTPVPKTGTSQLGRWMSEEDFEKAFNTRFPGCMQGRTMYVIPFSMGPIGSPLSKIGIELTDSPYVVASMRIMTRMGTAVLKALSNGEFVKCLHSVGCPLPLKEPLINNWPCNPELTLIAHLPDRREIVSFGSGYGGNSLLGKKCFALRIASRIAKEEGWLAEHMLILGITNPEGEKKYFAAAFPSACGKTNLAMMNPSLPGWKIECVGDDIAWMKFDEQGNLRAINPENGFFGVAPGTSVKTNPNAIKTIFKNTIFTNVAETSDGGVYWEGMDEPLPPGVTLTSWKNKDWTPDNGEPCAHPNSRFCTPASQCPILDPAWESPEGVPIEGIIFGGRRPAGVPLVYEAFNWQHGVFIGAAMRSEATAAAEHKGKIIMHDPFAMRPFFGYNFGKYLAHWLSMAHRPAAKLPRIFHVNWFRKDSQGKFLWPGYGENSRVLEWMFNRIEGKASAKPTAIGYIPADTALNLKGLEDVKLTELFDISKEFWEKEVEEIKQYFEVQVNADLPYEIEREMLALEMRIKQL